Part of the Rhodothermaceae bacterium genome, CCCCCCCCCCCCCCCCCCCCCCCCCCCCCCCCCCCCCCCCCCCCCCCCCCGCAGAGCGATCGAAACTTAATAGCCGCTCCCTATAGTATTCATACTGTTTCCGCCGCGCCTCCAGTTCTGCCTCCAGTTCTGCCTCCAGTTCTGAAAACGTATCTAGAATTCGTACGATTTCATGCTGTACTTCAAGAGGCGGAATGGGGATCAGATATTTCATGATGGCTATCTTATCACCGCGAGGCATCTTTGCCCCTTTTGCGTGTTGCATGTTATACCTAAAAAAATCGTAGGATGCAAGTGAATAATACAAGAACCTTGGTGTTAAAGAAGCGCGATCTTTTTCCTTGATGCGGATTACCAATACATCCTGGCTAGCACCTCCTCGCGAATCGGAAAGCCAAATTTTCTTGAGATAAGGGCGTATGTTCCCAATCAAAACATCGCCAGGCTGGTAACTAACGGAAGCTCCCGATGAAGGAGTATAGTTTGAAGCAACTTTGCCTCTCATCTCGGATAAGAG contains:
- a CDS encoding restriction endonuclease subunit S; amino-acid sequence: MNKIEKLIAELCPGGVEFKPLGEVAMHSRSRIPSSSLSSESYVGVDNLLSEMRGKVASNYTPSSGASVSYQPGDVLIGNIRPYLKKIWLSDSRGGASQDVLVIRIKEKDRASLTPRFLYYSLASYDFFRYNMQHAKGAKMPRGDKIAIMKYLIPIPPLEVQHEIVRILDTFSELEAELEAELEARRKQYEYYRERLLSFDRSAGGGGGGGGGGGGGGGG